CCTCTCCTTTGTAGAGGTGTGGTATGTCAGCACCACAGTGCCCACACTGCTGCATACCTTGCTCCACGGGTGTTCACCCATCTCATCAGCTGTATGCTTTATTCAGCTGTATGTCTTTCACTCCTTAGGGATGACTGAGTGCTACTTGTTGGGTGTCATGGCACTGGATCGCTACCTTGCTATCTGCTTCCCACTCCACTACCATGCACTCATGAGCAGACAGGTACAGTTACGACTAGCCGGGTCCACTTGGGTGGCTGGCTTCTCAGCTGCACTTGTGCCAGCCACCCTCACTGCCACTCTGCCCTTCTGCTTGAAAGAGGTGGCCCATTACTTTTGTGACTTGGCACCGCTAATGCGGTTGGCATGTGTGGACACAAGCTGGCATACTAGGGCCCATGGCGCAGTGATTGGTGTGGCCACTGGTTGCAACTTTGTGCTCATTTTGGGACTCTATGGAGGTATCCTGAATGCTGTGCTGAAGCTACCCTCAGCTGCCAGTCGTGCCAAGGCCTTCTCTACCTGTTCCTCCCACATGACTGTGGTGGCACTATTCTATGCTTCTGCCTTCACAGTCTACGTGGGCTCACCTGGGAGTCGATCTGAGGGCACAGACAAGCTTATTGCCTTGGTGTATGCCCTTGTTACCCCTTTCCTCAATCCTATCATCTACAGCCTTCGCAacaaggaggtgaaggaggctTTAAGGAGAGTCATTGACAGGATCAGAATTATTTTAAGGGAACCTCAATGATCTAATTTGTCATAGCCCAGCTTGTTGGTGATTGTGAGAATCAGCTGGTTGGCTTGTCAATCAAGTAGTCAGAGTCTAAGAAAACACcagtaaagaaatgaaaaagatcaGTAGTCAAACATGCTGCACACACCCGTGCCTGAACTGGTCAAAGTTAGAAGATGTAAAGAGAAAGGGGTTATGGTCTCTGATTACCCCATTCTAATgggaaagaaaagcaacaaagggagaaaaaataGCGATGCAGAACAAGTGGTTAAGCTGTATTTATGGCTTAGAGAGACAGTGcaatatagaaagaaagaagacaaattaaAGCTAGGAGTGGTAGGTTTAGTCAAGATTCCCGGAGAAAGGTTAAGAAGGTGGAAAACTAGGTTGGCAAAAAGGAGTCTAAAATTTTAGCTTGTATAAAGTTGCAGATGTAGATCAGCAAGTCATGAGCAGAATGCTTATCAATTTGTGGCATCCAGTGATTCTGGGTTATTATGTGACCAAATGTAGCTTGATGGAGAAAAAACCTGAAGTTCTGATCACACTTCTTTTCTCTCCAACTCCTCTATTGCTTCCTCTGCTGAGCAGAGTCATCTCCCATTCCTTGATGGTGTCTGAACTAGGGGCCAAGTACCTGATAGAGTATGATCAGATAAATTAGTGAGAAAATAGGACTAGATCTTGGCAGAGACTAAGTATGGCCTAATCTTGAATACTTTCCATTTTCCTTATTCTTATAGACCTTACtgctttattttatgtatgtctGTATATGCCAGAAATAGTTATAGCTgccttcatgtttttaaaatgttaatatttttaatatcccTCTGAAGAAGGAAGAACATCCcaatatttatgtaataaaattataaaggttATTGAACTTGTAGTAAGGAGAGACAGAATCAACCCTAAATCCACTTCAGCTGACTGAGTGACCCTCCTCAGCCTCATTCTCtctgtctgtaaaatgaaagaCTGGCAATGAATGAGTGTTCACATTCCTCTCAGCTTAGGGAGTTTTGATTCTATGCTTAttacacttgttttttttttttttttttttttttttgttttgagacggagtctcactctgtcgcccaggctggagtgcagtggccggatctcagctcactgcaagctccgcctcccaggttcacgccattctcccgcctcagcctcccgagtagctgggactacaggcgcccgccactttgcccggctagttttttgtattttttagtggagacggggtttcaccgtgttagccaggatggtctcgatctcctgacctcgtgatccacccgtctcggcctcccaaagtgctgggattacaggcttgagccaccgcgcccggcc
This DNA window, taken from Macaca mulatta isolate MMU2019108-1 chromosome 1, T2T-MMU8v2.0, whole genome shotgun sequence, encodes the following:
- the LOC719970 gene encoding olfactory receptor 6N1-like; the protein is MDHVNHNWTQSFILAGFTTTGTLQPLAFLGTLCIYLLSLAGNILIIVLVQLDSGLFTPMYFFISVLSFVEVWYVSTTVPTLLHTLLHGCSPISSAVCFIQLYVFHSLGMTECYLLGVMALDRYLAICFPLHYHALMSRQVQLRLAGSTWVAGFSAALVPATLTATLPFCLKEVAHYFCDLAPLMRLACVDTSWHTRAHGAVIGVATGCNFVLILGLYGGILNAVLKLPSAASRAKAFSTCSSHMTVVALFYASAFTVYVGSPGSRSEGTDKLIALVYALVTPFLNPIIYSLRNKEVKEALRRVIDRIRIILREPQ